Part of the Methanothermobacter sp. MT-2 genome is shown below.
CTTGCCTGGGGAATCTTCCATTAACCACGGAACAGATGATCACAACAGGAAATTCAAGACCCTTAGCCTGGTGTATCGTCATTATCTTAACAGAATCTGGAGTATCAAGGGTTTCCCCATCATATTGCATGTGTTTTGGCAGTAGATAAAGATACCACATGAAGTCTTGGACACTAGGCCTTGTGTGTGTCCTTTCATATTTTTTGATTATGGAACTAAGCTTTGCAAGATTGAGGAGCTTCACCCTACTCTCATAGGTATCATCTTCTATAAGACGTCCCAGATAGCCTGTAATATCAAGTAGCTTGTAGAATATTTCAAGGATTCTCATCGGCTCCTTTTTTATCTTCTCTTTGAGCTTGTTCAAACCCAAAAGCTTCTTTATGTCAGCGGGTTCTTTTATACCGGCTTCCTTGAATGATTCCTCATCTAGGAGAGATGACAACTTGAATGTTTTCCCGAAGCCTTTGAGGGCATTCTTGGTTTCTCTGCTAAGTCCCAAGAATTCTCCATCGAACATTGAAATGTCCCACCAATCCCAACGCCTGAAATTCTTGTAACGTGGCGGGTTAACATAACCTAAAAAATATAAGATGCTTTTTATCTCGTCACGGTCAAGAAATGAACCATCGCCTCTGATCGTGTAGGGCACGCCCTCCCTTTCAAGTTCACCTATGATTTTACCCGCATGATACCTCACACTCTTAAAAAGTAGTGCGACATGACCATAATCTGGGATTATACCATCCCTTTTAAGATTCTTTAAAAGTCTAACAATCCTCCTAGCCTCGTCATGCACATCCCCGCTTTCTAGGAGGATAACATCATAGCCGCCATTCCTTTTAGCTTTTATACGCTTCTTATAATACCGGCTTTTATTCATGAACTCGTCCGCTATCTTTATGATACCAGCTCTTGACCTGAAATTCTCATCAAGGAAGATTGTATGGGCGTTAAACTTATCCTCGAAGGATCTGATATTCTCTACTGTAGAACCCCTAAAACCATAGATGCTCTGGTCTTCATCTCCAACTACGCAAATATTCCCACTTGCTAAAAGTTCGAATAAACGCTCCTGTATAGGATTAGTATCCTGATACTCGTCAATGAGAATATACTTGAAACGTGTTCTCAGATCCTCCCTAACATTCTCATTGGATTCCAAAAGTTCAACAGCATTCCTCTGAAGGCCGGGAAAATCAATCTTACCTTCCTTTTTAAGCAAGTCTAGGTATTTGGCGTAGCAGTCGCAGAAGCCATGATATCGGCCATTGTCTGGGTGTTCCCTTTTTAGGGCTTTTTTAAGCTCCTCGGGGTCTATGCAGTTTTCACTGCACTCGTTAAAGAAGGTTATAACATCTGGGGCTTCCCCCATTCTAATATACTTGTTGAGTCCTAGCTTGTAGAAATGGGATCTTATGAAGATTAACTGGTCATCGTTGTCTAGGATGTCGAAGCCAGCGCCAAGATCATGATATTCACTGTATTCGCGCAGGATCCTATTGCAGAATGAATGGATGGTGGAAACTTGCATCCTCTCAACGTCTAAACCCACACATTTTCTTAAACGATTTTTAAGTTCTTCGGCAGCTTTCTCAGTGAATGTTATGACAACTATGCTCCCTGGGTCTACATTCTCCTTTTTTATAAGATAGGCCACTTTCTCGATGATTACACGGGTTTTACCCGTCCCTGGCCCGGCAACTATAAGTAGCGGACCTTCATTGTATTTAACGGCCTCTTTTTGGGTTTCTGTACATTCCTCCTGGGCATCGCATAATGATCTGGTCATCCTAATACATGGATAGGGGATCTCTTATATATTATGAGAGTATTAGAATGAAGAAGAGTGATTCTATTGTGAAGTGCAAGGCTCTGTGATATAACCATCCATGTTCAACTCCTGTGATTTGATGATATACATCTACTATTAGGTGTATTAGGGCTGCTAATAATCCTATCTCAACTGATAAGAATACTATTGAGAGTATTATGAAATGGAATAATGCCTCCAGGCCTTCATGTATGAGCCATAATTGTATGTTAGAGCTTACGGCCTCCCTTATAATACCAGCTAATATTATATAGAAATCCATGAATGTTTTCCA
Proteins encoded:
- a CDS encoding ATP-dependent DNA helicase, whose product is MTRSLCDAQEECTETQKEAVKYNEGPLLIVAGPGTGKTRVIIEKVAYLIKKENVDPGSIVVITFTEKAAEELKNRLRKCVGLDVERMQVSTIHSFCNRILREYSEYHDLGAGFDILDNDDQLIFIRSHFYKLGLNKYIRMGEAPDVITFFNECSENCIDPEELKKALKREHPDNGRYHGFCDCYAKYLDLLKKEGKIDFPGLQRNAVELLESNENVREDLRTRFKYILIDEYQDTNPIQERLFELLASGNICVVGDEDQSIYGFRGSTVENIRSFEDKFNAHTIFLDENFRSRAGIIKIADEFMNKSRYYKKRIKAKRNGGYDVILLESGDVHDEARRIVRLLKNLKRDGIIPDYGHVALLFKSVRYHAGKIIGELEREGVPYTIRGDGSFLDRDEIKSILYFLGYVNPPRYKNFRRWDWWDISMFDGEFLGLSRETKNALKGFGKTFKLSSLLDEESFKEAGIKEPADIKKLLGLNKLKEKIKKEPMRILEIFYKLLDITGYLGRLIEDDTYESRVKLLNLAKLSSIIKKYERTHTRPSVQDFMWYLYLLPKHMQYDGETLDTPDSVKIMTIHQAKGLEFPVVIICSVVNGRFPRQGADSRSFVPIPEHLKLSQGEVGDEERRLFYVAMTRAQDILIISTAQRIRTRKVGYSPFIKELVRECELEWGCKRVEKCVERSLREDNIMTVNFSSLHTYEECPFRYMMIYHYGFIYPETRMQVYGKILHNCLEMLHKKMKKGEKVDIREIVETCWRSDKFREKLEKQLKSYYNKNKDYIKRVIAVEEPFSIPKDDIIIRGRTDLIIENKDDEIELVDFKAREKAGIEYMGVDFQLRTYEYALSDKYKFDKLTAYTIKDNERTSFKPDPEQRIKNKIEEIVDSIKNEKFKPKENYFCKFCIFQSLCKEYGGLK